One window from the genome of Pyrus communis chromosome 16, drPyrComm1.1, whole genome shotgun sequence encodes:
- the LOC137721502 gene encoding NAC domain-containing protein 43-like yields MAPENMSISVNGQSQVPPGFRFHPTEEELLQYYLKKKASNQRIDLDVIREVDLNKLEPWDIQEKCKIGTTPQNDWYFFSHKDKKYPTGTRTNRATAAGFWKATGRDKVICSNCRRIGMRKTLVFYKGRAPHGQKSDWIMHEYRLDDNNTSNCNITNVPTVVGDAAQEEGWVVCRIFKKKSLHRSLSSPILSPTTSITSETKSGQSLFDSCPEGALEQIIQYMGRACKEEENEAYICNNSTRFNLQPINTGISNTISHIGFHERFLTLPTLDSPNSTSSQDCYQPNIHEEMMVTEVNNNQVSPFTDHHQNMDYHAHHMDSGLTNWAALDRLVASQLNGQTETSRQLACFITDPHNTISYDNDDHDHELQLRSTLRGSLSSPNKSYQATHDYNNSAIDLWNFDRQSLSLSSADTLCHVSNGPI; encoded by the exons ATGGCGCCTGAAAACATGAGCATATCTGTAAATGGGCAATCTCAAGTCCCTCCTGGTTTCAGGTTTCATCCAACCGAAGAGGAACTCTTGCAGTACTACTTGAAGAAGAAGGCTTCAAATCAGAGGATTGATCTCGATGTCATACGTGAAGTCGATCTCAATAAGCTTGAGCCATGGGATATACAag AGAAGTGTAAGATAGGAACTACACCACAGAATGATTGGTATTTTTTCAGCCATAAAGACAAGAAGTACCCGACTGGAACACGAACAAATCGTGCAACTGCTGCCGGATTCTGGAAGGCAACTGGCCGTGATAAAGTGATATGTAGCAACTGCAGGCGGATCGGTATGAGGAAGACTCTTGTGTTCTACAAAGGCCGAGCTCCCCATGGCCAAAAGTCTGATTGGATCATGCATGAATATAGACTCGACGACAATAATACTAGCAATTGCAATATCACTAAT GTACCTACAGTTGTGGGAGATGCAGCACAAGAAGAGGGATGGGTGGTTTGCCGAATTTTCAAGAAGAAAAGCCTCCACAGAAGTTTGAGCAGCCCAATTTTGAGTCCAACTACATCCATCACATCGGAAACAAAAAGTGGCCAATCACTGTTTGATTCGTGTCCCGAGGGAGCTTTGGAGCAAATAATTCAATACATGGGAAGGGcatgcaaggaagaagagaatgaaGCCTACATTTGCAATAATAGCACAAGATTTAACCTCCAACCAATCAACACAGGCATTAGTAATACTATTAGTCATATTGGCTTCCATGAGAGGTTCTTGACACTTCCGACCCTAGACAGCCCAAACTCCACAAGCAGCCAGGATTGTTACCAACCAAACATTCATGAGGAGATGATGGTCACAGAGGTTAATAACAACCAGGTGAGTCCATTCACTGATCATCACCAAAACATGGATTACCATGCACACCACATGGACTCAGGACTCACCAACTGGGCAGCTTTAGACCGCCTTGTGGCTTCACAACTCAATGGACAAACCGAGACCTCTAGGCAATTAGCTTGTTTCATCACTGACCCCCACAACACTATTTCTTATGACAATGATGATCATGATCATGAACTTCAATTACGAAGTACCCTACGAGGATCGTTGTCTTCACCCAACAAATCCTACCAGGCCACACACGACTACAACAACAGCGCGATCGACCTGTGGAATTTCGATCGACAATCATTGTCGTTGTCATCCGCCGACACGCTGTGCCACGTGTCGAACGGTCCTATATAA
- the LOC137721407 gene encoding NAC domain-containing protein 43-like, whose protein sequence is MAPENMSISVNGQSQVPPGFRFHPTEEELLLYYLKKKVSNQRIDLDVIREVDLNKLEPWDIQDKCKIGTTPQNDWYFFSHKDKKYPTGTRTNRATAAGFWKATGRDKVICSNCRRIGMRKTLVFYKGRAPHGQKSDWIMHEYRLDDNNTSNCNITNVPTVVGDAAQEEGWVVCRIFKKKNLLKILSSPILSTTTSITTETRSGQSLFDSCPEGALEQILQYMGRTFKEEENEAYINNNSTRFNLQPINTGISNTSNHNGFHEKFLKLPTLDSPNSTSSQDCYQPNIHEGMMVTENNNNPVSPFTDHHQNMDYHAHHMDSGITNWAALDRLVASQLNGQTETSRQLACFNITDPYDNDDHDHELQLPCTLRGPLSSSNTYHATHDYNNREIDLWNFDRQSSPLSSSDTLCHLSTGPI, encoded by the exons ATGGCCCCCGAAAACATGAGCATATCTGTAAATGGGCAATCTCAAGTCCCTCCTGGTTTCAGGTTTCATCCAACCGAAGAAGAACTCTTGCTGTACTATTTGAAGAAGAAGGTCTCAAATCAGAGGATTGATCTCGATGTCATACGTGAAGTCGATCTCAATAAGCTTGAGCCATGGGATATACAag ATAAGTGTAAGATAGGAACTACACCACAGAATGATTGGTATTTCTTCAGCCATAAAGACAAGAAGTACCCGACTGGAACACGAACAAATCGTGCAACTGCTGCCGGATTCTGGAAGGCAACTGGCCGTGATAAAGTGATATGTAGCAACTGCAGGCGGATCGGTATGAGGAAGACCCTTGTGTTCTACAAAGGCCGAGCTCCCCATGGCCAAAAGTCTGATTGGATCATGCATGAATATAGACTTGACGACAATAATACTAGCAATTGCAATATCACTAAT GTACCCACTGTTGTGGGAGATGCAGCACAAGAGGAGGGATGGGTGGTTTGCCGTattttcaagaagaaaaacCTCCTCAAAATTTTGAGCAGCCCAATCTTGAGTACAACTACATCCATCACAACAGAAACAAGAAGTGGCCAATCACTGTTTGATTCGTGTCCCGAGGGAGCTTTGGAGCAAATACTTCAATACATGGGGAGGACATTcaaggaagaagagaatgaaGCCTACATTAACAACAATAGCACAAGATTTAATCTCCAACCAATCAACACAGGCATTAGTAATACTAGTAATCACAATGGCTTCCATGAAAAGTTCTTGAAACTTCCGACCCTAGACAGCCCAAACTCCACAAGCAGCCAGGATTGTTACCAACCAAACATTCATGAGGGGATGATGGTCACAGAGAATAATAACAACCCGGTGAGTCCTTTCACTGATCATCACCAAAATATGGATTACCATGCACACCACATGGACTCAGGAATCACCAACTGGGCAGCTCTCGACCGCCTTGTGGCTTCACAACTCAATGGGCAAACCGAGACCTCTAGGCAGTTAGCTTGTTTCAATATCACTGACCCTTATGACAACGATGATCATGATCATGAACTCCAGTTACCATGTACCCTACGAGGACCGTTGTCTTCATCCAACACCTACCATGCCACACACGACTACAACAATAGGGAGATCGACCTGTGGAATTTCGATCGACAATCATCACCATTGTCATCCTCCGACACGCTGTGCCACTTGTCGACCGGTCCTATATAA